One window of the Runella slithyformis DSM 19594 genome contains the following:
- a CDS encoding XisH family protein, with amino-acid sequence MAKDLYHDSVRTALEKEGWTITDDPFLFRLGRVSFRMDLGAEKVISAEKGTEKIVIEIKTFTQTSFIHAFHEATGQYDNYLLALEEIAPERQLFLAVPTDIWDSYFQERFIQKVVERKHIKLIIYDPLNETIVLWKS; translated from the coding sequence ATGGCTAAAGACCTTTATCATGATTCAGTACGAACTGCTCTGGAAAAAGAAGGTTGGACAATAACAGATGACCCATTTTTATTCCGTTTGGGGCGTGTTTCTTTTCGTATGGATTTGGGAGCTGAAAAAGTAATTTCGGCAGAAAAAGGAACTGAAAAAATTGTGATTGAAATCAAAACTTTTACCCAGACTTCTTTTATCCATGCTTTTCATGAAGCTACAGGACAATATGACAACTATCTTTTGGCGTTAGAAGAAATAGCCCCTGAACGTCAATTATTTTTAGCCGTACCAACTGATATTTGGGATTCTTACTTTCAAGAACGATTTATACAGAAAGTAGTTGAACGTAAACACATTAAGCTAATTATCTATGACCCTTTAAACGAAACTATCGTTTTATGGAAAAGCTAA
- a CDS encoding glycoside hydrolase family 30 protein: MMKRLIAACIALLPVISHAQRATLWLTKANQSVLFQKQTESLAFGPISGTASSIYVDETKRFQSMDGFGYTLTGGSATLINGLKPAEKAALLRELFAIDADNIGVSYLRISVGASDLSDHVFTYNDLPAGQTDPTLNRFSLVEEQKDLIPVLKQVLAINPQLKILASPWTPPSWMKTNHDSKGGNLKPEFYDAYARYLVKYIQEMKKQGIRIEALTVQNEPLHPGNNPSLFMPQDEQANFIKKSLGPAFKAAKLNTKIIIYDHNADRPDYPISILNDPEARKYIDGSAFHLYGGGIDALRDVHEAHPDKNLYFTEQWIGAPANFGGDLLWHVKNLVIGAPRNWSKTVLEWNLAADPKQNPHTDGGCTACLGALTIGESIIRNPAYYIIAHASKFVRPGSVRIVSNVTLSLPNVAFKTPDGKTVLIVLNESDKPTTFNIRTKSKQLTPTLSGKTVATFVW; encoded by the coding sequence ATGATGAAAAGACTGATTGCTGCCTGTATTGCCCTCCTTCCCGTCATTTCCCACGCCCAACGGGCCACCCTGTGGCTGACCAAAGCCAACCAATCGGTGTTGTTCCAAAAACAAACGGAGTCGTTGGCCTTTGGGCCGATCTCCGGCACGGCATCGAGTATCTATGTGGATGAGACCAAGCGGTTTCAATCCATGGACGGGTTCGGCTATACGCTCACGGGCGGGAGTGCCACGTTGATCAATGGCCTCAAACCGGCAGAAAAAGCGGCGTTGCTGAGGGAATTGTTTGCCATCGATGCCGATAACATCGGCGTCAGTTACCTGCGTATCAGCGTCGGAGCGTCGGATTTGAGCGATCATGTCTTTACGTACAACGACCTGCCTGCGGGCCAAACCGACCCGACACTCAACCGATTTTCGTTGGTTGAAGAACAAAAAGACCTGATTCCGGTCCTGAAGCAGGTCTTGGCGATCAATCCTCAACTCAAAATTCTGGCCTCGCCCTGGACGCCGCCTTCGTGGATGAAAACCAACCATGATTCAAAAGGCGGTAACCTCAAACCCGAGTTTTATGACGCGTATGCCCGGTATTTGGTGAAATACATTCAGGAAATGAAAAAGCAGGGGATTCGGATAGAGGCGCTGACGGTGCAGAACGAGCCGCTGCACCCCGGCAACAATCCCAGCCTGTTCATGCCGCAGGACGAGCAGGCCAACTTCATCAAAAAGAGCCTTGGGCCCGCTTTCAAAGCGGCCAAACTCAATACCAAGATCATCATCTACGACCACAACGCCGACCGTCCCGATTACCCCATCAGTATCCTCAACGACCCCGAAGCGCGGAAATACATTGACGGCTCGGCGTTTCACCTGTACGGCGGCGGCATCGACGCCCTGCGCGATGTACACGAGGCACATCCCGACAAAAACCTGTATTTTACGGAACAATGGATCGGTGCACCGGCCAATTTTGGCGGTGATTTGCTGTGGCACGTCAAAAATCTGGTGATCGGTGCCCCGCGAAATTGGAGCAAAACGGTGCTGGAATGGAACCTCGCCGCCGACCCGAAGCAAAATCCGCATACCGACGGCGGCTGCACGGCCTGCCTGGGGGCCCTTACGATCGGAGAAAGTATCATCCGAAATCCGGCGTATTACATCATCGCCCACGCGTCAAAGTTCGTGCGGCCCGGTTCGGTACGCATCGTTTCTAACGTGACCCTAAGCCTGCCCAACGTAGCATTCAAAACCCCCGATGGCAAAACGGTACTGATCGTGCTGAACGAAAGTGATAAACCCACGACGTTCAATATCCGCACCAAGAGCAAACAACTCACGCCCACGCTCAGTGGCAAAACGGTCGCCACGTTTGTGTGGTAA
- a CDS encoding glycoside hydrolase family 125 protein — translation MKQLDRRLFLKTTSLAGMGALVHAGAFANEFPSVRVAAAQRKFTSPAIEATITRMKGIIKDPELGWLFENCFPNTLDTTVHFKLKDGRPDTFVITGDIHAMWLRDSTAQVWPYLPLITKDEKLKQLIAGVVNRQTECILIDPYANAFNDGPGHSEWLKDHTDMKPELHERKWELDSLCYTVRLAYHYWKTANDRSVFDEKWLKAAQLIISTCREQQRFKGRGPYRFGRTTSWSTDTVPGNGYGNNTKPNGLIHSIFRPSDDATQYPFLISSNLFAVVSFRQMAEIAEQVYNNQAFANECRSFANEVEQAIKKYAVVNHPQFGPIYAMEVDGFGNCLFQDDANVPNLLGLPYLGAVNINDKVYQNTRRFVLSDSNPYFFRGKAAEGIGSPHTLVNQIWPMSIIMRAMTSVNDAEILAQLRFLKATHANTGFMHESFDKDDASQFTRKWFAWANTLFGELLLKIERERPHLLSKL, via the coding sequence ATGAAACAACTTGACCGCAGACTTTTTCTGAAAACGACTTCATTGGCCGGCATGGGTGCATTGGTGCATGCCGGTGCGTTTGCCAATGAATTTCCGTCTGTACGAGTGGCTGCTGCCCAACGCAAATTTACTTCTCCCGCGATTGAGGCGACCATCACCCGTATGAAAGGAATCATCAAAGACCCCGAGTTGGGCTGGCTTTTTGAAAATTGTTTTCCCAATACCCTTGATACAACCGTTCATTTCAAGCTGAAAGACGGCCGCCCGGATACGTTTGTCATCACCGGCGATATCCATGCCATGTGGCTCCGCGACAGCACCGCGCAGGTGTGGCCTTATTTGCCGTTGATCACCAAAGACGAAAAATTGAAGCAGTTGATCGCGGGTGTGGTCAATCGCCAAACGGAGTGTATTTTGATCGATCCTTACGCCAACGCGTTCAACGACGGTCCGGGCCACAGCGAATGGCTCAAAGATCATACCGACATGAAACCCGAGTTGCACGAGCGAAAGTGGGAGCTGGATTCGTTGTGCTATACGGTTCGTTTGGCCTATCATTATTGGAAAACGGCAAACGATAGGAGCGTTTTTGACGAAAAATGGCTCAAAGCCGCCCAACTCATCATCAGTACCTGTCGTGAGCAGCAGCGTTTTAAGGGGCGCGGTCCTTATCGGTTTGGGCGTACTACCTCGTGGTCGACCGACACGGTACCCGGCAATGGCTATGGAAACAATACCAAGCCCAACGGGCTCATTCACAGCATTTTCAGACCATCGGATGACGCTACGCAGTATCCGTTTCTGATTTCTTCCAACTTATTTGCGGTTGTTTCTTTTCGTCAGATGGCCGAAATCGCGGAGCAGGTGTACAACAATCAGGCCTTTGCGAATGAGTGCCGCAGTTTTGCCAACGAAGTGGAGCAGGCCATTAAAAAATACGCCGTTGTCAATCATCCGCAATTTGGGCCTATTTACGCCATGGAAGTGGACGGCTTCGGCAACTGTCTTTTTCAGGACGATGCCAACGTGCCCAACCTGCTGGGCTTGCCCTATTTGGGAGCGGTCAATATCAATGATAAAGTCTACCAAAATACGCGCCGATTTGTGCTGAGCGATTCCAACCCGTACTTTTTCAGGGGCAAAGCCGCCGAAGGCATCGGCAGTCCGCACACACTGGTGAATCAGATCTGGCCCATGAGCATCATCATGCGGGCCATGACGTCTGTTAACGACGCTGAAATTTTGGCGCAATTGCGCTTTTTGAAAGCCACCCACGCCAATACAGGCTTTATGCATGAGTCGTTTGACAAAGACGACGCGAGCCAATTTACGCGTAAATGGTTTGCGTGGGCCAATACCCTCTTTGGGGAGTTGCTGCTCAAGATCGAGCGCGAAAGACCGCATTTATTAAGCAAACTATAA
- a CDS encoding heme-binding domain-containing protein, with protein sequence MGKKILLGLGAILVVIQFIRPEKNLSDDRTYDVSTKYAVPQDVKSILQVACNDCHSNKTEYPWYSNIQPVAWFLDHHVTDGKRHLNFSNFTSRPIAYQNHKFEETIEMIKEGEMPLPSYTYLGLHSGAKLTEEQKQSLISWAETNMAFLKASNPADSLIMRRPQGPPPRN encoded by the coding sequence ATGGGAAAGAAGATTCTGCTTGGCTTAGGAGCCATACTGGTCGTAATCCAATTTATTCGCCCCGAAAAAAACCTCTCCGACGATCGTACCTACGATGTATCTACCAAATACGCGGTCCCCCAAGATGTCAAAAGTATTCTACAGGTGGCCTGCAACGATTGCCACAGCAACAAAACCGAATATCCGTGGTATTCCAACATTCAGCCCGTTGCCTGGTTTTTGGATCATCACGTGACGGACGGGAAGCGCCATTTGAACTTTTCCAATTTTACCTCACGGCCCATTGCCTACCAAAATCACAAGTTTGAAGAAACCATCGAAATGATCAAAGAGGGAGAGATGCCGTTGCCTTCCTATACGTATTTGGGCCTGCACTCGGGAGCTAAGTTGACGGAAGAGCAAAAACAGTCACTTATCAGCTGGGCCGAGACCAATATGGCTTTTTTGAAAGCAAGTAATCCTGCCGACAGCCTCATCATGCGCCGCCCTCAAGGGCCGCCGCCGCGCAATTAA
- a CDS encoding SGNH/GDSL hydrolase family protein: MQRRTFLQSAAWATLPVASLSPKPAKALTFVFQGDSITDGNRGRTLDPNHIMGHGYAYSVASRIGADFPETGFTFYNRGISGNKITDLQKRWETDTLNLKPDVLSLLIGINDTGATINKPAEATTAEEFENIYRSLLTDCRAANPDILFVLGIPFVYPVGKRIENFEKWRDDTNNRQAVVRKLAGEFDAVLIDYPAVFDKAIQKAPIDYWIWDGVHPTVFAHELMAREWIKQVGKRLRFLR; this comes from the coding sequence ATGCAAAGACGTACATTTCTGCAATCAGCCGCCTGGGCTACCCTGCCCGTAGCAAGTTTGTCTCCCAAACCGGCCAAAGCCCTGACCTTTGTATTTCAGGGCGATTCCATCACCGACGGCAACCGTGGCCGCACCCTTGACCCCAACCACATCATGGGTCACGGCTACGCGTATTCGGTAGCGAGCCGAATCGGCGCGGATTTTCCCGAAACCGGCTTTACATTTTATAACCGAGGCATCAGCGGCAACAAAATCACGGATCTACAAAAACGTTGGGAAACCGATACGCTCAATCTCAAGCCCGATGTACTCAGTCTATTGATCGGCATCAATGACACGGGCGCCACGATCAATAAACCCGCCGAAGCGACAACCGCCGAAGAGTTTGAAAATATCTACCGCAGCCTATTGACCGACTGCCGAGCCGCCAATCCCGACATTTTATTTGTGCTGGGTATTCCCTTTGTGTATCCCGTTGGAAAACGCATCGAAAACTTTGAAAAATGGCGTGATGATACCAACAACCGCCAAGCGGTAGTGCGCAAACTGGCCGGCGAATTTGATGCCGTTTTAATAGATTATCCTGCCGTTTTTGACAAAGCCATCCAAAAAGCCCCCATTGATTATTGGATTTGGGACGGCGTTCATCCTACCGTCTTTGCCCACGAACTTATGGCCCGGGAATGGATAAAGCAGGTAGGGAAGCGGCTGCGGTTTTTGAGGTAG
- a CDS encoding XisI protein yields MEKLKQYQTILCELVENFAQTPFSVQPNLENQAITDTVHNHFQVVTLGWENNKFVFETVLHFDIKDGKIWIQQNWTDILIDEELIRRGVNKEDIILGFLPPYAREYAQLTA; encoded by the coding sequence ATGGAAAAGCTAAAACAGTATCAAACTATACTTTGCGAACTGGTTGAGAATTTTGCCCAAACGCCGTTTTCAGTACAGCCGAATTTAGAAAATCAAGCTATTACTGATACCGTTCATAATCATTTTCAAGTTGTTACCTTAGGTTGGGAAAATAATAAGTTTGTCTTTGAGACTGTACTTCATTTTGATATCAAAGACGGCAAAATTTGGATACAACAAAACTGGACTGATATCTTGATTGATGAAGAACTTATCCGGCGAGGGGTAAATAAAGAAGATATTATACTTGGATTTCTTCCTCCTTATGCTCGTGAGTATGCCCAATTGACTGCTTAA
- a CDS encoding LytR/AlgR family response regulator transcription factor, whose amino-acid sequence MKPKVLIVEDELITATEFKEAMQAAGFEVPVVADRISSAMVAFETVVFDLILLDITLKHDSLDGLYFAGQIRKTSEVPIIFITGDTNEAMLERMNALGNINYMMKAVRTQELIFKSKMMIGKKEENETAGHKHQEIILLPINKAHQKVKKSDIVAIKANGSYSDIYIATEPHHHTLSMNMKKLLEGIRYNDFFRLNKSNVINVNFIDRIEKDQLLLGCHNLKYALAKGQKREILERLPSIRT is encoded by the coding sequence ATGAAACCAAAAGTGTTAATAGTTGAAGATGAATTGATTACAGCTACCGAATTTAAAGAAGCGATGCAAGCAGCAGGTTTTGAAGTGCCCGTCGTGGCTGATAGAATTTCGAGTGCTATGGTTGCTTTTGAAACGGTTGTATTTGACTTGATTCTATTAGATATTACACTCAAACACGATTCGTTAGACGGGCTTTATTTTGCCGGACAAATCAGAAAAACGTCAGAAGTACCCATCATATTCATAACAGGGGACACCAATGAGGCAATGCTCGAAAGAATGAATGCTTTGGGAAACATTAATTATATGATGAAAGCGGTGCGTACTCAGGAATTGATATTTAAATCGAAGATGATGATTGGGAAAAAAGAGGAGAACGAAACCGCAGGCCATAAGCATCAGGAAATCATTTTGTTGCCCATCAATAAAGCGCATCAAAAAGTAAAGAAATCAGACATTGTAGCTATCAAAGCAAATGGGTCCTATTCTGATATCTACATTGCTACCGAACCCCACCATCATACGTTATCTATGAATATGAAAAAACTGTTGGAGGGAATCCGTTACAATGATTTTTTCAGACTGAATAAATCGAATGTCATTAATGTAAATTTCATTGACAGAATTGAAAAGGATCAACTGCTTTTGGGCTGCCATAATCTTAAATATGCGCTTGCCAAGGGGCAAAAAAGAGAAATTTTAGAGCGCCTTCCAAGTATCAGAACATAG
- a CDS encoding outer membrane beta-barrel family protein produces MKTTAPIYSVRKALGMLSFFFLATIAVHAQTGKKAAAVKGKITDAQTNAPLAYATVRVLKSTDSTLAGGGISDEKGQFTVDAGYGQYYAVVEFIGYKPLKTAVFTLSKEEASHDMGTLKIATASQTLDEVVVQAEKSSMELSLDKKIFNVGKDLANAGGTAIDILSNVPSVSVDTEGNVKLRGSDGVRILIDGKPSGLVSFKGGAGLQQLQGNQIEKVEIITNPSARYEAEGMSGIINIVLKKERKQGFNGSFEVVTGFRPNYGIAANINYRKNKLNFFLNYGIAYRVPISAGRLYQEVRGKDTTAILQQTTHSDVKTVANTIRGGLDYFFDEKNILTASYQFRRTDVLRITDNQYKDYINTLNNLSAVTDRQQRETEAEPYSEYALTYKKTYNKKGQELVADVRYLTYWERSDQTFTQSSVLANGSPNKAGNLLQKSLNDEYENQFLVQMDYIHPVGKDGKFETGVRTSFRDMVNDYIVTQRNDQGVFETLPGLDNYFIYKENIYGGYGIIGNKTGKLSYQAGLRAEITDITTILRETNQTNPRNYANLFPSAHATYSLNKDNALQVSYSRRVRRPTYNDLSPYVTFSDQRNFFSGNPDLNPEFTDSYDFGHINYFEKGSFTSSIYYRHTTGKVLRIRRVDAQGFSNTRPENLATEDAFGAEFTSTYTPVKWWKLDFNFNFFRAITDGKNLDASFKADTYSWFARQTSRFTLAPKTDLQLRANYEAPQQLPQGSRKARAFVDLAFSKEILKGKGTLTFNVIDVFNSRYMRSTFEGVNFYTYATAGMRARQINLTVMYRLNQAAGAKKQKSLISGEEG; encoded by the coding sequence ATGAAAACTACTGCACCGATCTATTCAGTCCGTAAAGCTTTGGGAATGCTGAGCTTTTTCTTTTTGGCAACCATCGCCGTACACGCCCAAACGGGCAAAAAAGCGGCCGCTGTCAAAGGGAAGATCACAGACGCTCAAACCAACGCTCCCTTGGCGTATGCCACGGTGCGAGTGTTGAAAAGTACCGACAGCACCTTGGCCGGCGGAGGAATCTCGGACGAAAAAGGGCAATTTACGGTCGATGCAGGCTATGGTCAATACTATGCGGTGGTTGAATTTATTGGCTATAAGCCCCTGAAAACCGCCGTTTTTACACTTTCCAAAGAAGAAGCATCGCACGATATGGGCACGCTCAAAATCGCAACGGCCTCCCAAACGCTGGATGAAGTAGTGGTGCAAGCCGAAAAAAGCTCCATGGAACTGTCGTTGGATAAAAAAATATTTAACGTCGGAAAAGACCTGGCCAACGCGGGCGGCACAGCCATTGATATTTTGAGCAACGTACCGTCGGTGTCGGTCGATACGGAAGGAAATGTCAAACTGCGCGGCAGCGACGGCGTGCGGATCCTGATCGATGGAAAACCTTCCGGCCTGGTCAGTTTTAAAGGCGGTGCCGGCTTACAGCAGTTGCAGGGAAACCAAATTGAAAAAGTAGAGATCATCACCAACCCTTCTGCCCGCTATGAAGCCGAGGGGATGTCGGGGATCATTAATATTGTGCTGAAAAAAGAGCGCAAGCAGGGCTTCAATGGCTCGTTTGAGGTGGTCACGGGCTTTCGGCCCAACTACGGCATCGCCGCCAATATCAATTACCGTAAAAACAAATTAAACTTCTTCCTCAACTACGGCATCGCCTACCGTGTGCCCATCAGTGCCGGCAGATTGTATCAGGAAGTGCGGGGAAAAGATACGACGGCGATTTTGCAGCAGACCACCCACAGCGATGTCAAAACCGTAGCCAATACCATTCGCGGAGGCTTGGATTACTTTTTTGATGAAAAAAATATCCTGACGGCTTCGTACCAATTTCGCCGCACAGACGTATTGCGCATTACCGACAACCAATACAAAGACTACATCAATACCCTCAACAATCTAAGTGCCGTCACTGACCGCCAACAGCGGGAAACGGAAGCTGAGCCTTATTCGGAATACGCCCTTACCTACAAGAAAACCTACAATAAAAAAGGACAGGAACTCGTGGCGGATGTGCGCTACCTCACCTATTGGGAACGCTCCGACCAGACCTTTACCCAAAGCAGTGTATTGGCCAACGGCTCTCCCAATAAAGCGGGCAATCTGCTCCAAAAATCGCTGAATGACGAATACGAAAACCAGTTTTTGGTCCAAATGGATTATATCCATCCGGTAGGGAAAGACGGAAAATTTGAGACCGGTGTGCGTACCAGTTTCAGGGACATGGTCAATGATTATATCGTGACCCAGCGCAACGACCAAGGTGTGTTTGAAACCCTTCCCGGGCTGGACAATTACTTTATCTACAAAGAAAACATTTACGGCGGCTACGGAATCATCGGCAACAAAACCGGCAAACTCAGCTATCAGGCAGGACTGCGCGCCGAGATAACCGACATCACGACCATTCTGCGCGAAACCAATCAGACCAATCCCCGCAATTACGCCAACCTGTTTCCGAGCGCCCACGCCACCTACAGCCTCAACAAAGACAATGCCCTGCAGGTGAGCTACAGCCGCCGCGTGCGTCGCCCGACCTACAATGACCTGAGCCCGTACGTGACCTTCTCTGATCAGCGTAACTTCTTTTCGGGAAATCCTGACCTGAACCCGGAGTTTACCGATTCGTATGATTTCGGGCACATCAATTACTTCGAAAAAGGCTCGTTTACATCGTCTATCTACTATCGTCATACCACCGGCAAAGTACTGCGCATCCGGCGCGTCGATGCGCAGGGTTTTTCCAATACACGTCCCGAAAACCTCGCGACCGAAGATGCCTTTGGGGCGGAGTTTACCAGCACCTACACGCCCGTAAAATGGTGGAAACTGGATTTTAACTTCAACTTTTTCCGCGCCATCACCGACGGAAAGAACCTGGATGCCAGCTTCAAAGCTGATACCTACAGCTGGTTTGCGCGTCAGACATCCCGTTTTACTTTAGCTCCCAAAACCGACCTGCAACTCCGCGCCAACTACGAAGCGCCCCAGCAACTCCCGCAGGGAAGCCGCAAAGCCCGCGCGTTTGTGGATCTGGCGTTCAGCAAAGAAATCCTGAAAGGCAAAGGCACCCTGACCTTCAACGTCATCGACGTGTTCAACTCCCGCTACATGCGTTCTACGTTTGAAGGAGTCAATTTTTACACCTATGCTACAGCGGGCATGCGCGCCCGACAGATCAATTTAACGGTCATGTACCGCCTCAACCAAGCCGCCGGTGCCAAGAAGCAGAAGAGCCTGATCAGCGGGGAAGAAGGATAA
- a CDS encoding acyl-CoA dehydrogenase family protein, translating into MTPGILSVLPIFYVGWSDSVLSPSEMQTIQALIENLPHLTEEDKKLLQSWTDQRHPPNRETFAEWKHILQNHVAEIDLSARRNLTEIGLAMAQKASSLDWYAPEVREKIEDFEAIMGLDNASSALSFYRAIVPQNASELTEEADFDPRKLQTILDGPFAELKTRTKTLLLDEAFRVPTELRNKDELRLKILEQCRYLARQGFGSYAFPPEYGGSGSTGGSTAIFETLALGNLSLLIKYGVQFGLFGGAVFQLGTEQHHRLYLEKLGKLELAGCFAMTETGHGSNVRDLETTATYDHATRSLVIHSPTEAAGKEYIGNALHSRMAAVFCQLMVNGQNHGIHTVLVPLRDENHQTLAGITVKDNGYKMGLNGVDNGRIWFDNVRVPVKNLLNRYGSIDENGQYQSPIQNPSKRFFTMLGALVGGRVSVALGSNTAAKKALDIAIRYALKRRQFKTLSEDRETLLLDYPTHQERLFPLLAKSYALTFALETLRQKFVESAALDDKREVEALAAGLKSYASWHAIDTIQECREACGGKGYLAENELPDLKADTDIFATFEGDNHVLLQLLAKSILTDFKQEFSDGGFMAVARHILHRVNTEWLESNPFAARNTNAEHLLSAEFLGEALRYREQKLLFTLSDRLRSFLGKKLNPNEIFLRTQTHSIALAMAHVERFINDEFLAKLNSLPDSPEKTALQQMQQVFALDAIHRDRGWYLENDYLSSEKSKAIRKVLTKLYRQLRPQAQAYVQAFGIPAVLRNAEIVS; encoded by the coding sequence ATGACTCCCGGTATTCTTAGCGTATTGCCCATTTTCTACGTAGGCTGGTCTGACTCGGTACTGAGTCCGTCTGAAATGCAAACCATTCAGGCACTCATCGAAAACCTACCGCATTTGACGGAGGAGGACAAAAAACTCCTGCAATCATGGACCGACCAACGCCATCCGCCAAACAGGGAGACGTTTGCCGAGTGGAAGCATATTTTACAAAATCATGTGGCCGAAATTGACCTCAGCGCACGCCGGAATTTGACCGAAATTGGCCTGGCAATGGCCCAAAAAGCGTCGTCGTTGGATTGGTATGCCCCCGAAGTGCGCGAAAAAATAGAAGACTTCGAGGCCATAATGGGCTTGGACAATGCGTCGTCGGCACTCTCATTTTACCGGGCCATTGTGCCGCAAAATGCCTCCGAACTAACCGAAGAGGCCGATTTTGACCCCCGAAAACTGCAAACCATCTTAGACGGGCCTTTTGCCGAACTCAAAACCCGCACCAAAACGCTGCTGCTCGACGAAGCCTTCCGGGTACCGACGGAGCTGCGCAACAAAGACGAATTGCGATTGAAGATTTTGGAACAATGTCGCTACCTTGCCCGGCAGGGCTTTGGCAGTTACGCTTTTCCGCCTGAGTACGGCGGCAGCGGCTCGACGGGCGGCAGCACGGCCATTTTCGAGACGCTGGCCCTGGGCAATTTGAGTTTGTTGATTAAATACGGCGTGCAATTTGGGCTATTTGGCGGGGCGGTTTTTCAGTTGGGAACGGAGCAACACCATCGGCTGTATTTGGAAAAATTGGGTAAACTCGAACTCGCGGGCTGCTTTGCCATGACCGAAACAGGTCACGGCTCCAACGTACGCGATTTGGAAACCACCGCCACCTACGACCACGCCACTCGCTCGCTCGTTATACATTCTCCCACGGAGGCAGCGGGGAAAGAATACATCGGCAATGCCCTCCATAGCCGCATGGCGGCGGTATTTTGTCAGCTGATGGTCAATGGCCAAAACCACGGCATCCATACCGTACTCGTACCTCTGCGCGACGAAAACCACCAAACGTTGGCGGGCATAACCGTCAAAGACAACGGCTACAAAATGGGCCTCAATGGCGTAGACAATGGCCGAATATGGTTTGACAACGTACGCGTTCCGGTCAAAAACCTCTTGAATCGCTACGGAAGTATTGACGAAAACGGTCAGTACCAAAGCCCGATCCAAAATCCTTCAAAGCGGTTTTTTACGATGTTGGGCGCATTGGTGGGCGGACGGGTTTCGGTGGCCTTAGGGTCAAACACCGCCGCAAAAAAAGCCCTTGACATTGCCATCCGATACGCCCTCAAAAGACGGCAGTTCAAAACCCTGAGCGAAGACCGGGAAACCCTGCTGCTCGACTACCCCACCCACCAGGAACGACTCTTCCCGCTTCTGGCCAAAAGCTACGCCCTGACGTTTGCGCTGGAAACTCTCCGCCAAAAATTTGTGGAAAGTGCGGCCTTGGACGACAAACGGGAAGTGGAGGCATTGGCCGCCGGACTGAAAAGCTACGCTTCATGGCATGCCATTGACACCATTCAGGAGTGCCGGGAAGCCTGCGGCGGCAAGGGCTATTTGGCCGAAAACGAACTGCCTGACTTGAAAGCCGATACCGATATTTTTGCCACCTTCGAGGGCGACAATCACGTACTGTTGCAGTTGTTGGCCAAGTCGATCCTTACCGATTTCAAACAGGAATTCAGCGATGGCGGCTTTATGGCGGTGGCTCGCCACATTCTCCATCGGGTAAATACCGAATGGCTGGAATCAAACCCCTTCGCGGCCCGAAATACCAATGCCGAACACTTGTTGAGTGCCGAATTTTTGGGAGAAGCGCTGCGGTATCGGGAGCAAAAACTGCTCTTTACGCTTTCCGACCGCTTGCGGAGCTTTTTAGGCAAAAAACTCAATCCCAACGAAATTTTTCTGCGTACCCAAACGCACAGCATTGCGCTGGCAATGGCGCACGTAGAACGGTTTATCAACGATGAGTTTTTGGCAAAGTTGAACAGCCTGCCCGACAGCCCCGAAAAAACGGCCCTGCAACAAATGCAGCAGGTCTTTGCGCTCGATGCCATCCATCGAGACCGAGGCTGGTATTTGGAAAATGATTACCTCAGCAGCGAGAAATCAAAGGCCATTCGCAAGGTACTCACCAAACTCTACCGCCAACTCCGCCCCCAAGCCCAAGCTTACGTACAAGCCTTCGGCATCCCGGCAGTGCTGCGAAATGCGGAGATAGTGAGCTAA